Proteins found in one Atribacteraceae bacterium genomic segment:
- a CDS encoding nitroreductase family protein, whose translation VWVGDLARIQRRYGARGIERYIMMDVGGAGQNVHLQAEALDLGTVIVGAFHDGAVQDVLATDLLPLYIMPVGRK comes from the coding sequence CGTCTGGGTCGGTGATTTAGCCAGAATCCAAAGACGTTACGGGGCGCGGGGGATAGAACGCTACATCATGATGGATGTCGGCGGGGCTGGCCAGAATGTCCATCTGCAGGCTGAGGCTCTGGATCTGGGAACCGTGATCGTGGGGGCCTTCCACGATGGAGCGGTCCAGGATGTCTTGGCTACCGATCTTCTGCCCCTTTACATCATGCCCGTG